The Silene latifolia isolate original U9 population chromosome 4, ASM4854445v1, whole genome shotgun sequence region tacgacctcctgaacggctcaaattgaagtgtatattacacggtttgcGGGATTCCAGAGACCCAGAATAAAGTTATCCGGAAATCATACAAAAGGTTCCTCGGATCAGGTAAAGCGGTCACACAAAATTTTAGGATCAACGGAGGATGTTTGTTGGtgtcggtatgcgataaaccaacattcgtcgaatccCATTAATCGTGGAATATGGATTAATACTCCTTATTTGGGCCTGAAATCAAATTGGGTAAATCCTGGAATGACCCTGGACACGTGGTTGAAAAAACGAGAGAAAAaacgtggtccggtacgacctcctgaacagctcaatttaaagtgtataatacacggttatcGGGATTCTAGggactcggaataaaattctcaacaaatcacacagaaagttcctaggATCCGGTAAAGCGGGCACACAAAATATGAGGAGCAACAAAGGACacttgagggtgccggtatgcgataaaatAGCATTCGTCGAAAATTGGATCAATACTCCTTATTTGGGCCTGAAATCGAATTGGgcaactcctgaaatgaccttggacacGTGGTTCAAAAatttggagaaaaagaaacgtggtccCGTTCGATCtcccgaacggtcaaattgaagtggataatacacgattttcgggattcgagagacccggaacaaaattctccggaaatcacatagaaggttcTCGGACCAGGTATAGTGGCtacacaaaatttgaggatcaacagaggacatttggaggtgccggcaTGCGATGAATCAATATTTTTCGATCCCCGGATAATCGtggaaaatggattaatactcctTATTTGGGCCTTAAATCGAATTGGGTTACTCCTGGAATGACTTTGGAAACGTGGttgaaaaaacgggagaaaaagaaacgtggttaggtgcgaccttccgaagggccaaatttaagtgtataatacacggtttttgggattcgagGGACGCGGAACAAAATTATCCATAAATCACACAGAAGAATTCTCGAATGAGGTAAAGTGGCCACATAAAATTTGAGGATATCGGAggacatttggggctgccggtatgcgataaacagGCATTTGCCGAACCCCGGATAATCGTGGAATATGGATTAAAACTCATTATTTGGGCCTTATATTGAATTGGgtgactcctgaaatgacctcgaacacGTGGTTGAAAAACCGGAAGAAAGAGAAACGTGGTCCGGTTCGACCTCcggaatggctcaaattgaaatatAATACACAATTTTGGGATTCGAtggacccggaacaaaattctccgaaaatcacacaggAGGTCCTATGATGAGGTAGCGCGGCCgcacaaaatttgaggatcaacgaAGGACaattgggggtgtcggtatgcaataaaccagcattcgttgatCCCCGAATAATCGTGGAATATGGATTAATACTCATTATTTGAGCCTTAATCGAATTGGGTAACTCCTCAAAGGACTTTGGACACGCGgttgaaaaatcgggagaaaaagaaacgtggcccggttcgacctcccgaacagttcaaattgaagtgtataatacacgattttcgagaTTCAAgggacccggaacaaaattctccggaaatcacactgaaGATTCTCGGATAATGTAAGGCGGCCAtacaaaatttgaggatcaacggaagacatttggggttgccggtatgcgataaaacAACATCCGTCGATCCCCGGATATCCGtggaaaatggattaatactccttatttgagcctgaaatcgaattgggtaactcctgaaatgactttGGACACGTGGttaaaaaaccgagagaaaaagaaatatggtCCTGtaggacctcccgaacggctcaaattaaagtgtataatacatggttttcggGATTCGAAGGATTCGTagcaaaattctccgaaaatcacacagaaGGTTCCCCGGATcaggtaaagcggccacacaaaatttgaggagcaacaaAGGACATTTAGGTGTAGCGGTATGCGATAAACTAGCATTTGTCGAACGTCAGATAATCGtggaaaatggattaatactcctTATTTAGGCTTGAAATCGAATTGagtaactcctgaaataacctcggataCGTGGTTCAAAAATCGTGAGAAAAATAAACATGGTCCGTAACGACCTCTCTAACGGCTCAAATAAAGCTccccacacaaaatttgaggagcaacggaGGACTTTTGAAGGTTGCCGGTATAcgataaactagcattcgtcgatcCAGGAATAATCGTGGAAAATGGATTAATAATCCTTATTTGGGCCTGAATTCGAATTGGCTAACTCGTGAAATGACATCGAACACgtggttgaaaaaccgggagaaaaagaaacgtggtccTGTTCGACCTCCCTACCGGCTCAAATTGtcgtgtaatacacggttttcgggattcgaaggacccggaacaaaattctccgaaaatcacacagcAGGTTCCTTGGATCAGGTAAAGAggtcacacaaaatttgaggagaaacggaggacatttgggggtaccggtatgcgatgaaccagcattcgttgaaccccggataatcgtggaaaatggattaatactcctAATTTGGGCCTAATTTCGATTTGGGtaactcttgaaatgagctcggacacgtcgTTGAAAGACCGGTAGAAAAATAAACGTGTTCCTGTAagacctcccgaatggctcaaattgaagtgtataatacacggttttcgggattccaggtacCTGGAaaaaaattctcaggaaatcacatagaagaaTCCAAGGATCgggtaaagcggccacacaaaatttgaggagtaACAAAGTACTTTTGAGGGTGCCGATATGcgataaactagcattcgtcgaaacccggataatcgtggaaaatggattaatactcctAATTTGAGCCTCATATCGAATtgggtaactcctgaaatgacctcggccacgtggttgaaaaaccgggagaaaaagaaacgtgatCTAGttcgacctttcgaacggctcaaattgaagtatataatactcGATTTTCAGGATTCGAGGGACCCaaaacaaaattatccggaaatcacacagaaggttTTCGGTTCAGGcaagcggccaagcaaaatttgaAGATCAAAGggggacatttgggggtgccggtatgcgataaaccagcattcgtcgatccTCGGATAATCAtggaaaatggattaatactccttatttgggcctgaaatcgaattggttaactcctgaaataacttTGGACACGTGgttgaaaaccgggagaaaaagaaacgtgctctgttacgacctcccgaatggctaAAATTAAAATGTATTATACACGGCTTTCGGCATTTGAGGGACCCTAACAAAAATATCTGGAAATTACACAGAAGAACCCTCGGATCaaataaagcagccacacaaaatttgaggacaaCCGAAAGACTTTTGGGGGGTGCTGGTATGCGATAAACTAGCATTTGTCGAtcgtcggataatcgtgaaaaatggattgatAATCCTTTTTTGGACCTAAAATCGGATtgggtaactcctgaaatgacggacacgtggttgaaaaaccgggagagaaaaagaaaagtggtcTTGTTCGATCTCCctaacagctcaaattgaagtgtataatacacggttttcgggattcgagaAAGCcgggaaaaaattctccggaaataggACAGAAGAATCTTTGGATAAGGTAAAGCGGTCACataaaatttgaggagcaacgagggcatttgggggtgccggtatgcgataaacagTCATTTGTCGAACCCCGGATAATCGTGGAATATGGATTAATACTCATTATTTGGGCCTTATATTGAATTGGgtgactcctgaaatgaccttgaacacgtggttgaaaaaccgggagaaaaagaaacgtgatccggtacgacctcccgaacgactcaaattaaagtgtataatacacgattttcgggattccagggaccCGGATTAATATTATCACACAAAAGGTTCCTCATATGAGATAAATTGTCCACACAAAATTTAAAGAGTAACGGAGGACATTTAGGGATGAcagtatgcgataaaccagcctTCATCGAATTCTAGATAATCGTAGAAAATGGATTAATTACTTCTTAACTGAGCTAGGTGAATCATGGAATGACCTCGGAGTTGTGCCCTTGGTGTAAAGCCCATATCCACAAATGACAAATGGTGagcaaagcaaagcaaagcaaCCCAAGTTGGATAGACACTTCCACACATCATCTTAAATTGAGAGGCCCTTCTTTCTCTTCTTCTAATCCCCTCCTTCCTCTTTACAGATAACTCTATCTTCCTTCACTCTCATTTCTCCCAAAACCCCCTTCTCCTCCCCAAtcctctcctcctcctccgacaacaacaacaatggcttCCTTCTCTACTTCAAGACtatcctcaacaacaacaacaccaacataCCACACACCACAATTTCAtatttcccaaaatacccttcCTTTCCTCTCTTTCCACCCAACCCCACCATCAACCCTAACCCTAACTTCCTCCTTCACCCCATCCTTctccaccaccaacaccaccacaccCCCTCACTCAACCTCCACGCGCCGCCGCACTTCCTTCACCGTACGCGCCGCACGTGGCAAATTCGAGCGTAAAAAACCTCATGTCAACATCGGCACAATCGGCCACGTCGACCACGGTAAAACCACTCTCACCGCCGCCTTAACCATGGCTCTCGCTTCCATGGGTAACTCCGCTCCTAAAAAATACGACGAAATCGACGCCGCCCCTGAAGAACGCGCTCGTGGTATCACCATCAACACCGCCACCGTCGAATACGAAACCGAAAACCGTCACTACGCCCACGTTGACTGCCCCGGACACGCTGACTACGTCAAAAACATGATTACCGGCGCCGCCCAAATGGACGGCGCCATTCTCGTCTGCTCCGGCGCAGACGGCCCAATGCCGCAAACAAAAGAACACATTTTGTTAGCAAAACAAGTCGGCGTACCGACTATGTGCGTCTTCTTAAATAAACAAGACCAAGTCGACGACGAGGAGCTCCTCCAACTTGTTGAATTGGAAGTACGTGAGCTTTTAAGCGCTTACGATTTCCCCGGCGATGATATTCCGATCATCTCCGGGAGCGCATTGCTTGCGCTCGAAGAATTGATGAAAAACCCGGCAATTAAGCGAGGAGATAATGTTTGGGTTGATAAAATCTATCAATTAATGGATGCTGTTGATGAATACATCCCAATTCCGCAACGACAGACTGAATTGCCGTTTTTGTTAGCGGTTGAGGATGTTTTTTCGATTACCGGTAGAGGAACAGTCGCAACAGGGAGAGTAGAGAGAGGAACGGTTCGAACCGGTGAAACGGTCGACATAGTAGGAATGAGGGAGACAAGGAATGTGACAGTAACCGGAGTCGAAATGTTCCAGAAGATTCTAGACGAAGCGTTAGCTGGAGATAATGTTGGGTTGTTATTGAGAGGTGTGCAAAAGATGGATATTCAGAGAGGGATGGTGTTGGCGAAACCAGGGAGTATTACGCCTCATACAAAGTACGAGGCGATAGTTTATGTGTTGAAGAAGGAAGAAGGAGGAAGGCATTCGCCGTTTTTTGCAGGGTATAGGCCACAGTTTTATATGAGGACAACTGATGTTACTGGGAAAGTGACTAAGATTATGAATGATAAAGATGAAGAGTCGAAAATGGTTATGCCTGGTGATAGGGTGAAGATGGAGGTTGAGCTTATTGCTCCTGTTGCTTGTGAACAAGGGATGAGGTTTGCTATTAGGGAAGGTGGTAAGACTGTTGGTGCTGGTGTTATCCAAAAGATTATCGAGTAGACGAAGAAGAAGACGATATGTTATGTAGttgtggtggctgtggtggtggtttatgGATCGCTTTTGGTGCTAAGCTGTAAAATTTCTTGTCTTTTTACCCTTTTTTTGTGTTATTATTTTGGAGTAGAAAGTTGAACATTTGAGATAATTGTCGTAATTGTGTTAATTTTATTGAGGTTTTACACGATTGCTTGCCTGATTTCTGCTTATTTACTTGCTATGCGATAATCTTTTTGCTTGAATTGTAATGCCAATTGTTTGTTACGAGTTAATGTTAAGCTGGTGAATCGCTGTTCTTGGTTAGACTGCGAGAAGTATGTTATAGGAGTAGTACTTACTGATTGATTTGCCAGTGAGTATGGATCACAAAATTGTAGCTTGGAGGGAACTTTTGGTTAACGGTTGAATTGGTTATTATGCTACTTCCATATCGTTAGAACTGCCATTGTTTGCGCTTTTGAGCGCTATGAAATGGGCGTTATGTCCTGGCGAATTGTTGTTTCTGTACGTTGGTCCAATTGGTTAACGCATCTGCTGTTCGTACTATGGTAGTGTATGAGCTTAATTTTTGCCGTGGTTGTATTTGCCTTCATTGAGTTGCCTATTGATAGGTTTGTGAGAATTGTGATGAATCAATGTTACTCTTGTGATTGTCTTCTAGGAAGATGTATTGTAGTTCTCCGTATATATAAGCTCCAGCCTCCATGTACTAAGCCCGTCTGATATACAAACCTTCTGACACTCTTGTGACTGCCTTTTTCGCAATCTGACACACCACATCTTATCACATCCTCCTCGCAACCAAGTTTGAGTAACAGTACACTAGCCATCTCTGAATTTGGAAGTGTTTGCTCTTAGATTTTCGTATGACATGACTAATTGACTCGGTGATTTACAGTTCAATAGCTTCTGTAGTTAGTCTATGTTGTTTGTGTTTTCTTTCTCCTTTGACAAAGGAGAGAGAGCTCTAAGGATGAGGTATGAACTGTAGCTAAACGACCCTTGCTAAGGTGCTCAATCTTTATCTTTCATTCAAATCGTTTGCTGTATTCTGCCTTTCTATAGAGTTTGCTCGTATCTTTGCTACTTCATCGGGCTTTTATGTTGGAGTCTATGTGAGACAGACACAGTTAAACAGTATCCCTATCTGACAGTGTCCAATTAGTGTACCAGGTTATTTCATGAAATTCCTTGTGTTTTTGGCGTAAATTGAAATTATCTGGCATACTCGTGCCTGAGTGCCAAGTATATAACACTGGCATGCGAAATTAATCTTAAAAGTTACGACTTTCGAGTCACATAGGTTCCTGGTTTAGCCTGTAATCCTTTTTCTTGGACATCATGTGAAGTGGTTTATGGTCGAATAATGCTATGCTGGTGATCCTGTTGTGAAACTCATTTTTGTTCCTAGGGTGGTTCTACTAGTTATCGTCGTAGATTTACCGTTTTGTTTTAGGATTGAATTCTAAAATCTTGTTGTCGGATAAACAACTAAACAACAATCAGTGAGAAGAGGTCACTGAATAACTGAATCGTAGCTGCATTCATTTGTTCAGATCATTTATCTGTTTTACAGTACACTGCATTGTTTGCAAACGCGGCCTATTTATATTAAGATTTGTCTGCAGACCTGTCAACCAGGTTTTTTGAGTCGGATCAGTTTGGGCATGGGTCATTTTGGGTATGGTTGCATTCGGTCAGGGTCAGGTCGGGTTGGGTCGGTGAGGTAATTTTTGAGGTAATGGTCAATTTGGGGCCATCAAATTCTGGTTTGATTGGGTCAGTTATAGTATCAGGTCAAATTCAGGTTTGTCTGTTTGCAGACGGGTTAAGTGTTCACTTCTGCAAGTTCTACTAAACATACATCGGTTCTCATTAAGATAGCGATTGAATATTTGAATTCATGCATTACATAATTCAGAGTACTGGTACTGACATTACGGACTACAGAGGGCTGCATCGCTATTGTTCTACATGAATTATATTTGCTGCTAATCGCCATAGATATACTATACACGGATCTAGCGACACCTCTAAACACATTATCCTGGTCTCTAGCAATCTCGAAATGATGGGTGAAATTTGGAAGAGTTTGTATCATAAGATTGTTGAAAAAATCAAATGCTGGCAAAATTCAGCTCTCTGTTTCATCTCTTCCGAGTCTTCTTTCAATTCGATTTGATTTTGCGTTGGCTTGGAGCTGCATGATCCAAACAAACATATCCGTTAGCATTTTCAGCACGGTTCAAACAATGTTATAGACAATGTCGGTATGCAAAGCAACCAACATCTAGGGTTAGTTACAGCAGAATTTGTCCGCAATCTGAGCTGAACGCAGATTAGTCTGTAGCCACCCGGCCAACTCAATAATAACACAGTTGAAACAAAATCACAATCGAATAACTCGTGGTCTACACTTAACTAACTTCCAAAACACGCATTTCAACGACATATCGAGCATTGTGAAATCATCAAGTAATCAACATTGGCATCGTCAAAGTACCTTTCTGTCTCTAGGGTGAATGAGACATCCTCGGCTGAAAACGAGTGTTGTGATTGATTCTCCTTACTCTCTGAGTATGGCATGCTAAATAAAAATGGGGATAGAAGTGGATCGGGTGCTGAACCATTTGCATTGTCCAA contains the following coding sequences:
- the LOC141652591 gene encoding elongation factor Tu, chloroplastic; translation: MASFSTSRLSSTTTTPTYHTPQFHISQNTLPFLSFHPTPPSTLTLTSSFTPSFSTTNTTTPPHSTSTRRRTSFTVRAARGKFERKKPHVNIGTIGHVDHGKTTLTAALTMALASMGNSAPKKYDEIDAAPEERARGITINTATVEYETENRHYAHVDCPGHADYVKNMITGAAQMDGAILVCSGADGPMPQTKEHILLAKQVGVPTMCVFLNKQDQVDDEELLQLVELEVRELLSAYDFPGDDIPIISGSALLALEELMKNPAIKRGDNVWVDKIYQLMDAVDEYIPIPQRQTELPFLLAVEDVFSITGRGTVATGRVERGTVRTGETVDIVGMRETRNVTVTGVEMFQKILDEALAGDNVGLLLRGVQKMDIQRGMVLAKPGSITPHTKYEAIVYVLKKEEGGRHSPFFAGYRPQFYMRTTDVTGKVTKIMNDKDEESKMVMPGDRVKMEVELIAPVACEQGMRFAIREGGKTVGAGVIQKIIE